A part of Myxococcus landrumus genomic DNA contains:
- a CDS encoding flavin monoamine oxidase family protein: protein MTHHSDICIVGAGIGGLTCATRLASTRLINRLRIRVFDLNADVGGRILSRKLEGGEVTELGAARYSPQLHPRFQALMHRLQHPHETYPFTQAIFQDDMGGRLRTTLLSLLSMLEKHPDDSFLDFVSHYLGEAEARKTIKAMGYDALLLPMVSAPMAYGILQKHPETQGLIDDASNQWRYAPDGYGPLLARLQYQAQAGRVEFRMEHHLLSISRFGSGYTLVFRHKGNTQTHRARHLILAIPPSAMTRLNLGFPTHWSPCQYGSLPLFKGFLTFKSAWWRDCHLTDKVLVVNNPLRKIYFKSEKYVQFYTDGENATYWRDCLDQGEDVYLNRVRACLEQVLPLGGKPLPSIKDHFHKHWSHGVEFCLGPAATQPTALLHRTGVIACSDAYTPHGGWMEGGLLSAHQAIRLLRGQLSSVLPSWH, encoded by the coding sequence ATGACACACCATTCGGACATCTGCATCGTTGGCGCCGGAATCGGAGGGCTCACCTGCGCGACACGGCTCGCCAGCACCCGGCTGATCAACCGTCTGCGCATCCGGGTCTTTGATTTGAATGCCGACGTGGGAGGCCGCATCCTCTCCAGAAAGCTTGAGGGGGGAGAAGTCACCGAACTGGGCGCTGCTCGCTACTCGCCTCAGCTCCATCCGCGCTTCCAGGCGCTCATGCACCGCCTCCAGCATCCGCATGAGACCTACCCGTTCACGCAAGCCATCTTTCAGGACGACATGGGGGGAAGGCTGAGAACGACCCTGCTCAGCTTGCTCTCCATGCTGGAGAAACACCCCGATGACTCATTCCTGGATTTCGTCAGCCACTATCTCGGAGAGGCCGAGGCCAGGAAGACCATCAAGGCCATGGGGTATGACGCCCTTCTCCTGCCCATGGTCTCCGCGCCCATGGCGTATGGAATCCTCCAGAAGCACCCGGAGACACAAGGCCTGATTGACGACGCAAGCAACCAGTGGCGCTATGCACCGGATGGCTACGGCCCACTGCTGGCTCGGCTTCAGTATCAGGCCCAAGCAGGTCGCGTCGAATTCCGGATGGAACACCACCTGCTCTCCATCTCGCGATTCGGGAGCGGATACACCCTCGTCTTCCGCCATAAAGGCAACACACAGACACATCGAGCCCGTCACCTCATCCTGGCCATCCCCCCCTCCGCCATGACACGGCTCAATCTCGGATTTCCCACCCACTGGAGTCCTTGCCAGTATGGCTCCCTTCCCTTGTTCAAGGGCTTTTTGACATTCAAGAGTGCCTGGTGGCGAGACTGTCACCTCACGGACAAGGTCCTGGTGGTCAACAATCCCTTGAGGAAGATCTACTTCAAGAGCGAGAAATACGTACAGTTCTACACCGACGGCGAGAACGCGACCTATTGGCGGGACTGTCTGGACCAGGGCGAGGACGTCTACTTGAACAGGGTCCGCGCCTGCCTGGAACAGGTTCTACCCCTCGGTGGCAAACCCCTCCCTTCCATCAAGGACCATTTCCACAAACACTGGTCCCACGGCGTGGAGTTCTGCCTCGGCCCCGCGGCCACCCAGCCGACCGCCCTGCTTCATCGCACGGGGGTCATCGCCTGCTCGGATGCCTACACGCCGCACGGCGGCTGGATGGAGGGCGGATTGCTCAGCGCACATCAAGCCATTCGACTCCTGCGGGGGCAGCTCTCCAGCGTGCTCCCGAGCTGGCATTAA
- the vioB gene encoding iminophenyl-pyruvate dimer synthase VioB: MSILHFPRLHFRGFARANVPTASRNTHGQIDIATNTVFMEGAPFDLRRAPSEFHEYLKKLAPRFNAEGKPDSEGIFSEAAGHNFCGNNHFSWENVRVTGVQLEEGDIDAGDGLVGAQLALWGHYNEYLRTTFNRARWVDNHPSRADTTLIYAGQLTLGDKHALPHTPALLTASIPRAHSVRWVRTGHVIERGDHFLAEEFARVRLFQFSVSKQDIQFPLDTQASPSPGLRAVRRALDDEDIQGLTVQYALFNMSTPRGADSPVFYDLMGTVGPWCQHELGTYPTGRLLLPRQPGLGPIVVKVKSDRVSLNMPTAVPFTTRSAHPVSGQHPTHRLGGKLPLGDLALRDQTGERIAWVPEALYLDPSRHHGVVDVPLLSSATGSLLLTGDEAQWAEVDWVVQSDSNQLFLEAPNTQKGQVFPETLTLQCRLRGELASPAAVSVQVEDAHLLTAHLTPSPLGTGYAQLTLTGQRPGATRVALGAGRDSQFIGVRVLPDDWHLDEVPVEQVDYAFLYQHVMSYYELIYPFMADRVFSLADRCKCETYSRLMWQMCDPLNRDKSYYMPSTRELSLPKSKLFLKYLTHLEGGSRTSPPEARGPRPITCKAHLVEELKKAVDLELSLLLQYLYAAYSIPNYEQGLQQVHAGRWRMDELELACGSADRRRNSGMRGTLLEIAHEEMIHYLVMNNVLMALGEPFHSGTPRLGAQARLHFGLDTEFSFEPFSEHVLARFIRFEWPGHLAAPGKSIADFYISIRQALRDLPGLFETRPGKRGGEHHLFLNELTHKLYPGYQLEVFDQDSALFSIDFVTGQGEGVAADAPQCESSHFHRLRRMASRFNAQEKPFEPAVPALRNPTLEPREDCAQVMNEGARALMSLYQGCHELMFSLMAHHFAQRPLGSLRRSRLMNASIDIMTGLLRPLSITLMNLPSGLPGRTAGPPVPEPVDGQLDSDYASGCRMLAQKCLTLARQARDLGAGLVGGAQIEMLEFFNRQLTDLAQGNISREA, encoded by the coding sequence ATGAGCATCCTTCATTTCCCTCGGCTGCATTTTCGAGGCTTTGCTCGCGCCAATGTTCCAACCGCGAGTCGAAACACCCATGGCCAGATCGACATCGCCACCAATACCGTCTTCATGGAGGGCGCTCCATTCGACCTTCGCCGGGCGCCCTCCGAATTTCATGAGTACCTGAAGAAGCTGGCGCCCAGATTCAACGCGGAGGGGAAGCCGGACTCCGAAGGAATCTTCAGCGAGGCCGCCGGCCACAACTTCTGCGGCAACAATCACTTCTCCTGGGAGAACGTCAGAGTCACGGGAGTGCAACTGGAGGAAGGAGACATCGACGCGGGCGACGGCCTTGTGGGAGCCCAGTTGGCGCTCTGGGGGCACTACAACGAATACCTTCGCACGACGTTCAATCGCGCCAGGTGGGTGGACAACCATCCCAGCCGAGCCGACACCACCCTGATATACGCGGGACAGTTGACGCTGGGCGACAAGCACGCCCTGCCTCACACCCCGGCGCTCCTCACGGCGAGCATTCCGCGTGCACACTCCGTTCGCTGGGTCAGGACAGGGCATGTCATCGAGCGCGGAGACCATTTTCTCGCCGAAGAATTCGCCCGCGTGCGGCTGTTTCAATTCTCCGTGTCAAAACAAGACATCCAGTTCCCGCTCGACACCCAGGCATCCCCCTCCCCCGGACTGCGGGCCGTGCGGCGAGCGCTGGACGACGAGGACATCCAAGGGCTGACGGTCCAGTACGCACTGTTCAACATGTCGACGCCGCGGGGGGCGGACTCACCTGTCTTCTATGACTTGATGGGCACCGTTGGCCCGTGGTGCCAGCACGAGCTGGGCACCTATCCAACGGGGCGCCTGTTATTGCCGCGACAGCCCGGTCTGGGCCCCATCGTGGTGAAGGTGAAGTCAGACCGGGTGTCGCTCAACATGCCGACCGCCGTTCCTTTCACCACCCGAAGCGCCCACCCGGTCTCAGGTCAGCACCCCACCCATCGCTTGGGCGGAAAGCTACCGCTGGGGGACCTTGCCCTCCGCGACCAGACCGGCGAACGGATTGCCTGGGTTCCCGAGGCGCTCTACCTCGACCCTTCGCGCCATCATGGCGTGGTGGACGTGCCGTTGCTGAGCTCCGCCACGGGTTCGCTCCTCCTGACAGGCGACGAAGCACAGTGGGCAGAAGTCGATTGGGTGGTGCAGTCCGACAGCAATCAGCTGTTTCTTGAGGCGCCCAATACGCAGAAGGGCCAGGTCTTCCCGGAGACCCTCACCTTGCAATGCCGCCTCCGTGGCGAGTTGGCATCGCCCGCGGCGGTGAGCGTGCAGGTTGAAGACGCCCACCTGCTGACGGCGCACCTGACCCCTTCGCCCCTGGGGACTGGCTATGCACAGCTCACCCTCACGGGTCAGCGCCCTGGAGCAACTCGCGTCGCGCTGGGAGCGGGACGAGACAGTCAGTTCATTGGCGTCAGGGTATTGCCCGACGACTGGCACCTGGACGAAGTCCCCGTCGAGCAGGTGGACTATGCATTCTTGTATCAGCACGTCATGAGCTACTACGAGCTGATCTACCCCTTCATGGCGGACAGGGTGTTCAGCCTGGCGGACCGCTGCAAATGCGAAACGTATTCCCGGCTGATGTGGCAGATGTGCGACCCGCTCAACCGGGACAAGAGCTACTACATGCCAAGCACCCGGGAACTCTCCCTTCCCAAGTCCAAGCTGTTCCTGAAGTATCTGACGCACCTCGAAGGCGGCTCCAGGACGTCCCCGCCTGAGGCCCGTGGACCGCGGCCCATCACCTGCAAGGCCCATCTCGTCGAGGAACTGAAGAAAGCCGTCGACCTGGAGCTGTCCCTGCTTCTTCAATACCTGTACGCCGCCTACTCCATCCCCAACTATGAACAAGGACTCCAGCAGGTGCATGCGGGCCGCTGGCGGATGGACGAGCTCGAACTGGCCTGCGGCTCCGCGGACAGGCGTCGCAACAGTGGCATGCGCGGCACCCTGCTGGAGATCGCGCATGAAGAGATGATTCACTACCTGGTGATGAACAATGTGCTGATGGCCTTGGGGGAACCCTTCCATTCCGGCACCCCCAGGCTGGGAGCTCAGGCCCGGCTCCATTTCGGACTGGACACCGAGTTCTCCTTCGAGCCCTTCTCAGAGCATGTGCTCGCCAGGTTCATTCGCTTTGAATGGCCTGGGCATCTCGCCGCGCCAGGAAAATCCATCGCGGACTTCTACATCTCGATTCGACAGGCGCTTCGGGACCTGCCCGGTTTGTTCGAGACCCGCCCTGGCAAGCGCGGCGGGGAACATCACCTCTTCTTGAATGAACTGACCCATAAGCTGTATCCGGGATATCAGTTGGAAGTCTTTGACCAGGACAGCGCGCTCTTCTCCATTGATTTTGTCACCGGACAGGGAGAGGGAGTCGCGGCCGATGCCCCACAGTGCGAGTCCTCGCACTTCCACCGACTGCGTCGCATGGCCTCCCGATTCAACGCGCAGGAGAAGCCATTCGAGCCCGCCGTGCCGGCCTTGAGGAATCCGACCCTGGAGCCTCGGGAGGACTGTGCCCAGGTCATGAACGAAGGAGCCCGGGCACTGATGTCCCTGTACCAAGGATGTCATGAGCTGATGTTCTCCCTGATGGCTCATCACTTCGCGCAGAGGCCGCTGGGCAGCTTGCGCCGGTCGCGCTTGATGAATGCATCCATCGACATCATGACGGGCCTGCTGCGCCCTTTGTCCATCACCTTGATGAACCTTCCGTCCGGACTGCCTGGGCGCACGGCCGGTCCGCCCGTGCCCGAGCCAGTCGATGGACAGCTCGACAGTGACTACGCCTCGGGATGCCGGATGTTGGCCCAGAAATGCCTGACGCTGGCGCGACAGGCCCGCGACCTTGGCGCCGGCCTCGTCGGCGGGGCGCAGATAGAGATGTTGGAGTTCTTCAACCGTCAGTTGACGGACCTGGCCCAGGGGAACATTTCAAGAGAGGCCTGA
- a CDS encoding FAD-dependent oxidoreductase, producing the protein MHKAIIVGGGLAGSLTAIYLARRGYDVRVVEKRKDPLRNSASSLEMPSSRAIGVTMTVRGIKAVLKAGVDPQELEQCGEPIAGMAFSIGGKYKVRELTPLEGMSPLSLNRLAFQKLLNTHATQHGVKYDFECRCLGVDLEKKSVLVQAKDGGVHHHPGDLIIGADGAHSAVRQSMQSSSRRFEFKQTFFRHGYKTLVLSNAAELGYRKDLLYFFGMDSKGLFAGRAATIPGDSISFAICLPYAGPLSLATTDGDTLRAFFNHYFGGLPLARRQEMLEQFMTLPSNDLVNVRSSTFHHRGNALLLGDAAHATAPFLGQGMNMALEDAYVLSTLLDKHAHDLDAALPEFTRQRKVQADAMQDMSIANYEVLSNPRFIFFMRVQYARYMHQKFPNLYPPDMAEKLYFDSMPYDELQRIQRKQNVWYRLGRMN; encoded by the coding sequence ATGCACAAAGCCATCATCGTGGGCGGGGGACTGGCGGGCAGCCTGACCGCCATCTATCTCGCGCGGCGTGGGTACGACGTTCGTGTCGTCGAAAAGAGGAAAGACCCCCTGCGGAACAGCGCCTCCTCCCTGGAGATGCCCAGCTCGCGCGCCATCGGCGTCACCATGACCGTCCGGGGCATCAAGGCGGTCCTGAAGGCAGGGGTTGACCCACAGGAGCTGGAGCAATGTGGCGAGCCCATCGCCGGCATGGCCTTCTCCATAGGCGGAAAGTACAAGGTTCGCGAGCTCACTCCGCTCGAGGGGATGTCCCCCCTGTCCCTGAATCGACTGGCGTTCCAGAAGCTGTTGAACACGCACGCCACCCAGCACGGCGTGAAGTATGACTTCGAATGTCGATGCCTGGGCGTCGACCTGGAGAAGAAGTCCGTCCTCGTCCAAGCCAAGGACGGCGGGGTCCATCACCATCCCGGGGATTTGATTATCGGGGCGGATGGCGCGCACTCCGCGGTGCGCCAGTCCATGCAGAGCAGCTCACGGCGCTTCGAATTCAAACAGACCTTCTTCCGTCACGGATACAAGACGCTGGTCCTGTCCAATGCCGCGGAACTGGGCTACCGGAAGGACCTGCTGTACTTCTTTGGAATGGACTCCAAGGGGCTGTTCGCCGGTCGTGCGGCAACCATCCCAGGGGACAGCATCAGCTTCGCGATTTGCCTGCCCTACGCGGGCCCCCTCAGCCTGGCGACAACCGATGGAGACACCCTGCGCGCCTTCTTCAACCATTACTTCGGCGGCCTGCCGCTCGCCCGCAGGCAGGAGATGCTGGAACAGTTCATGACCTTGCCCAGCAACGACCTCGTCAACGTTCGCTCCAGCACCTTTCACCATCGAGGGAACGCCTTGCTGCTGGGTGATGCGGCCCATGCCACCGCGCCCTTCCTGGGCCAAGGGATGAACATGGCACTGGAAGATGCCTATGTCCTCTCCACCCTGCTGGACAAGCACGCCCATGACCTGGACGCAGCGCTCCCGGAGTTCACCCGCCAGCGCAAGGTGCAGGCGGATGCCATGCAGGACATGTCCATCGCGAACTACGAGGTGCTGAGCAACCCCCGCTTCATCTTCTTCATGCGGGTCCAATACGCGCGCTACATGCATCAGAAGTTCCCGAACCTCTATCCACCGGACATGGCGGAGAAGCTGTATTTCGACTCAATGCCCTACGACGAACTGCAACGAATCCAGAGGAAGCAGAACGTCTGGTACAGGCTCGGCCGAATGAACTAG
- the vioE gene encoding violacein biosynthesis enzyme VioE, whose product MQAPSLPPLLPLQWSSAYVSYWSPMRGDDQLTSGYCWFNYAREVCRIDGLFNPWPEKEKGYQLWMSEVGDVARGQSLQKKIAYRRSAMPAGDGLFEDVLPEELSPFHELFLPRAVLMDGHARHSGWAPVLGQRADVWTVDRPHKAPLRFYLQAGTNLLLRMVSGSDPQHVSVRDFPSLSVEDIPESIFAMKRTTVPPA is encoded by the coding sequence ATGCAAGCCCCTTCCCTTCCGCCGCTCTTGCCGCTCCAGTGGAGCAGCGCCTATGTGTCCTACTGGTCGCCCATGCGCGGAGATGACCAGCTCACCTCTGGCTACTGCTGGTTCAACTATGCCCGTGAGGTCTGCCGGATTGACGGTCTGTTCAATCCCTGGCCCGAGAAGGAGAAGGGGTACCAACTCTGGATGTCTGAAGTCGGTGATGTCGCGCGAGGACAGAGCCTCCAGAAGAAAATCGCCTACCGACGCAGCGCCATGCCCGCTGGCGATGGCCTCTTCGAAGACGTGCTCCCAGAGGAGCTGTCACCGTTCCATGAGCTGTTCCTGCCTCGGGCGGTGTTGATGGATGGGCATGCGCGCCATTCCGGATGGGCCCCTGTGCTGGGCCAACGGGCGGACGTCTGGACCGTCGACAGGCCGCACAAGGCACCGTTGCGCTTCTACCTCCAGGCCGGAACCAACCTGTTGCTCCGCATGGTTTCGGGCAGCGACCCGCAGCACGTCTCGGTGCGCGACTTCCCCAGCCTGTCCGTCGAGGACATTCCCGAGAGCATCTTCGCGATGAAGCGCACCACCGTCCCCCCTGCATGA
- a CDS encoding tetratricopeptide repeat protein: MSFVRCLLFLFLCLSACVTSGGHSLEARPLLATEGEPPDTPVSRAVEALARKDFDLAQKHLSQALAEAPTDARALFAQACLLLEKGSLAEAAVMGKRLREVAPTTLEGPILEALIARRGTHPTESWRDAFVGAWASAGRPMFEDPGLFGGMALWDKLVAPLEGAWARTDRAEVRWMLALAGASLDDESRRWLSAHLEDVQDPRLLLPALEYFPRDTQPAEHREALRTRLRRFAEVEPTEMQRALVLLMEPRQQPEAPLTEEELRELERIAALPDYRPTSTASSYAEAERLLRSAGVTEPAAGAFAAMVTGLGLQGPFLLLQVTKASGKTLSPDHRMRLGRALWSLGERIAAESTLVERMVGRNLRREGATLLADSERLARATTDLEEARAVASASGQLQLDAWPLPSLREAMLAASVEDEWTHLRDFVTP, translated from the coding sequence ATGTCCTTCGTGCGCTGCCTCCTGTTCCTGTTCCTGTGCCTGTCTGCCTGCGTCACCTCGGGCGGACATTCGCTCGAAGCCAGGCCGTTGCTGGCGACCGAGGGAGAGCCGCCCGACACGCCCGTCTCTCGTGCGGTGGAAGCCCTGGCGCGCAAGGACTTCGACCTCGCGCAGAAGCACCTCTCGCAAGCCCTCGCCGAGGCGCCCACCGATGCACGGGCCCTCTTCGCCCAGGCCTGTCTCCTCTTGGAGAAGGGTTCGCTGGCGGAGGCCGCTGTCATGGGGAAGCGCCTGCGTGAGGTGGCGCCGACGACTCTGGAAGGCCCCATCCTCGAAGCGCTGATTGCCCGGCGAGGCACGCACCCGACGGAGAGCTGGCGAGACGCCTTCGTGGGGGCATGGGCGAGCGCGGGCCGGCCGATGTTCGAGGACCCGGGGCTGTTCGGGGGGATGGCCCTCTGGGACAAGCTCGTGGCGCCGTTGGAGGGCGCCTGGGCGCGGACAGACCGGGCCGAGGTCCGCTGGATGCTCGCGCTCGCGGGCGCCAGCCTCGATGACGAGTCGCGACGCTGGCTGTCCGCCCATCTCGAGGACGTCCAGGACCCCCGGTTGCTGCTGCCCGCCCTGGAGTACTTCCCGCGTGACACGCAGCCGGCGGAACACCGCGAAGCGCTGCGGACGCGACTGCGTCGGTTCGCGGAGGTGGAACCGACGGAGATGCAGCGGGCCCTGGTGCTCCTGATGGAGCCGCGCCAGCAGCCCGAGGCACCGTTGACCGAGGAGGAGCTCCGAGAACTGGAGCGCATCGCGGCGCTGCCAGACTATCGGCCCACGTCCACTGCCTCGTCCTACGCGGAGGCGGAGCGACTCTTGAGGTCCGCGGGCGTCACGGAGCCCGCGGCGGGAGCCTTCGCGGCCATGGTGACGGGGTTGGGCCTTCAGGGACCCTTCCTCCTCCTCCAGGTCACCAAGGCTTCCGGCAAGACGCTCTCCCCCGACCACCGCATGCGGTTGGGACGAGCGCTGTGGTCGCTGGGCGAGCGCATCGCGGCGGAGTCGACGCTCGTCGAGCGCATGGTGGGACGGAACCTGAGGCGAGAGGGCGCCACGCTGCTCGCGGACTCGGAGAGACTGGCCCGGGCCACGACAGACCTCGAAGAAGCGCGGGCGGTGGCGAGTGCGTCCGGGCAGCTCCAGCTCGATGCGTGGCCCCTCCCTTCGCTGCGGGAGGCGATGCTGGCCGCGAGCGTGGAAGACGAGTGGACGCACCTGAGAGACTTCGTCACCCCCTGA
- a CDS encoding Ig-like domain-containing protein produces the protein MQSRSGLLWSWGLGLTLALSLSACGIASEDGKPQADEETLGHQGASLTWDPYADAVASGTTATVLNASAAVGAPDGRAATLLSLLNSALVLDLGQGEEGTGDLRVYYQGLSLALVATVDFLKADGTYIGSSPLHLVELGLGTHVAVATYSGNVPYRYVRLKGSLLAVYLVDAVETSLRPICGDGKLGGAEICDDGNQLSGDGCNSVCQVEPGYTCTGEPSVCDNNRAPTVDPAQATTPEDTPVVISITAADPDGDTLTYSYTTPAHGTLALAGASVTYTPNANYHGADSFQVTVSDGKKQATATVSVTVTPVNDAPVAASASVTVSFNTSTPITLVATDVEGDALTYTATAPAHGTLSGTGAQVLYTPTADFQGADQFTFVANDGAADSNTATITITVRGPPVCGDGYLDSGEVCDDGNRTAGDGCRADCRGVEVCGDGLVDSAAGEQCDDGGTTPGDGCDDACQLDAFTNIPPTLVSGTLNCATDHSNSGRKVAVDALGRFYVVMKCGGVVHVSVSVDRGHTWVGPTSLGITNVAEVAIEGGPTGVAYVAATSAGALIFTRTVDAGATWEAPRVLSGVPNPTISMDSNGDALYISASRGSAGVRILRNFARGANDFTVTDVDQNNAFFDVLVDKISGDVFSVSDDPSFRIRRSTDQGTTFGPQSSPPGRAFYSDWTGSNGFIYTTGSFGDDNIDVIPMSAPGTSTQVPGLPTDVAPAPIRAIDSDALGNAYVVSQRGTGNVQLDRMLVGAPAILAADARTVGAGVSPVVAALPSNGGALVAYSSGTSVYASVVVY, from the coding sequence ATGCAGAGCCGTTCGGGTTTGTTGTGGTCTTGGGGCCTGGGTTTGACGCTGGCCTTGTCGTTGAGCGCGTGTGGCATTGCGTCCGAGGATGGGAAGCCGCAAGCGGATGAAGAGACGCTGGGGCATCAGGGGGCCTCGCTGACGTGGGACCCGTATGCGGACGCGGTGGCGTCTGGCACCACGGCGACGGTGCTCAACGCGAGCGCGGCGGTGGGCGCTCCGGACGGTCGGGCCGCGACCCTGCTGAGCCTGCTCAACTCGGCGCTGGTGCTGGACCTGGGCCAGGGCGAGGAAGGGACGGGCGACCTCCGCGTCTACTATCAGGGGCTCTCGTTGGCGCTGGTGGCCACGGTGGACTTCCTGAAGGCGGATGGGACGTACATCGGCTCCAGCCCGCTGCACCTGGTGGAGCTGGGGCTGGGCACCCACGTGGCGGTGGCGACCTACTCAGGGAACGTGCCCTATCGCTATGTGCGGCTGAAGGGCTCGCTGCTCGCCGTCTACCTGGTGGATGCGGTGGAGACCTCGCTGCGTCCCATCTGTGGCGACGGGAAGCTGGGGGGGGCCGAGATATGTGACGACGGCAACCAGCTCTCCGGAGACGGCTGCAACAGCGTCTGCCAGGTGGAGCCGGGCTACACCTGCACCGGCGAGCCGAGCGTCTGTGACAACAACCGCGCGCCCACCGTCGACCCCGCCCAGGCGACCACTCCCGAGGACACCCCGGTCGTCATCTCCATCACCGCGGCGGACCCGGATGGCGACACGCTGACCTACTCCTACACCACGCCGGCCCACGGCACGCTCGCGCTCGCGGGGGCGTCGGTGACGTACACCCCGAACGCGAACTACCACGGCGCGGACTCCTTCCAGGTCACGGTCTCCGACGGCAAGAAGCAGGCGACGGCCACCGTCTCGGTCACGGTGACTCCGGTCAATGACGCGCCCGTGGCGGCCTCCGCCTCGGTGACGGTGAGCTTCAACACGTCGACGCCCATCACGCTGGTGGCCACGGATGTGGAAGGGGATGCGCTCACGTACACCGCGACGGCGCCCGCGCACGGGACGCTGTCCGGGACGGGCGCGCAGGTGCTCTACACGCCGACCGCCGACTTCCAGGGCGCGGACCAGTTCACCTTCGTGGCGAACGACGGCGCGGCGGACTCCAACACCGCCACCATCACCATCACCGTCCGGGGGCCGCCGGTCTGTGGCGACGGCTACCTCGACTCGGGTGAGGTGTGTGATGACGGCAACCGCACCGCGGGCGATGGCTGCCGGGCGGACTGCCGGGGCGTGGAGGTGTGCGGCGACGGCCTGGTCGACAGCGCGGCGGGAGAGCAGTGCGACGATGGCGGCACGACCCCGGGGGATGGCTGTGACGATGCGTGCCAGCTGGACGCGTTCACGAACATTCCCCCCACGCTCGTCAGCGGGACGCTGAACTGCGCCACGGACCATTCGAACTCGGGGCGCAAGGTGGCGGTGGATGCACTGGGGCGTTTCTACGTCGTCATGAAGTGCGGTGGCGTCGTCCATGTCAGCGTGAGCGTGGACCGTGGACATACCTGGGTGGGTCCTACGTCCCTGGGCATCACCAATGTGGCGGAGGTCGCCATCGAAGGGGGCCCCACCGGAGTCGCCTACGTCGCGGCCACCAGCGCCGGCGCGCTCATCTTCACCCGGACCGTTGACGCGGGGGCGACCTGGGAGGCGCCGCGAGTCCTCAGTGGGGTGCCCAATCCCACCATCAGCATGGATTCGAATGGAGACGCGCTCTACATCTCCGCCTCGCGAGGCAGCGCGGGCGTGCGCATCCTCCGGAACTTCGCGCGAGGCGCGAACGACTTCACCGTGACGGACGTGGACCAGAACAACGCCTTCTTCGACGTCCTCGTGGACAAGATCAGCGGCGATGTCTTCTCGGTGAGCGATGACCCTTCGTTCCGCATCCGCCGCAGCACCGACCAGGGAACCACCTTCGGTCCGCAGAGCTCGCCTCCGGGGCGGGCCTTCTACTCGGACTGGACGGGCTCCAACGGGTTCATCTACACCACGGGCTCCTTCGGGGATGACAACATCGATGTCATCCCCATGTCCGCGCCGGGGACGAGCACGCAGGTGCCGGGGCTTCCCACGGACGTGGCCCCCGCTCCCATCCGGGCCATCGATTCGGACGCGCTCGGCAACGCCTACGTCGTCTCCCAGCGAGGGACGGGCAACGTCCAGTTGGACCGGATGCTCGTGGGGGCCCCGGCGATTCTGGCCGCGGATGCCAGGACGGTGGGGGCGGGCGTCTCGCCCGTGGTCGCCGCGCTCCCGTCGAACGGCGGCGCGCTGGTGGCCTACTCGAGCGGCACCAGCGTCTACGCCTCGGTGGTGGTGTACTGA
- a CDS encoding DUF4240 domain-containing protein, translating to MSEEVFWDLIGRFNWKKSGDDEAVLRPAVTALSKMEVEDIFAFDDILAAKLYALDTREICRGTYRGTLDPDDGEQYISADDFLYCRCVIVANGKGLFEQSLANPMGVPQEMEFEALLTVASAAFEKKTGEEYDHVTPLSWESFSNKEGWKPTSATRPGPYTSEAVPPGNRRPS from the coding sequence ATGAGCGAAGAGGTGTTCTGGGACCTCATCGGGCGGTTCAACTGGAAGAAGTCCGGTGACGACGAGGCGGTGCTGCGCCCGGCCGTCACCGCGCTGTCGAAGATGGAGGTCGAGGACATCTTCGCCTTCGACGACATCCTGGCGGCGAAGCTCTACGCGCTCGACACGCGCGAAATCTGTCGCGGGACGTATCGGGGGACGCTCGACCCCGACGATGGCGAGCAGTACATCTCGGCGGACGACTTCCTGTACTGCCGGTGCGTCATCGTCGCCAACGGGAAGGGCCTGTTCGAGCAGTCCCTCGCCAACCCCATGGGTGTGCCCCAGGAGATGGAGTTCGAGGCGCTCCTGACGGTCGCGAGCGCCGCCTTCGAGAAGAAGACGGGGGAGGAGTACGACCACGTCACCCCGCTCTCCTGGGAGAGCTTCAGCAACAAGGAAGGCTGGAAGCCGACGTCCGCGACGCGCCCCGGTCCGTACACGAGCGAGGCGGTCCCTCCTGGCAACAGGCGCCCCTCCTGA
- a CDS encoding zinc ribbon domain-containing protein YjdM, producing MSALPPCPKCSSAYTYEDGSLFVCPECAHEWSTVAAAAEPGEDKREVRDAYGTLLQDGDSVTVIKDLKVKGSSTVVKVGTKVRSIRLVDGDHDIDCKIDGIGAMGLKSEFVKKA from the coding sequence ATGAGCGCCCTCCCTCCTTGCCCGAAGTGCAGCTCCGCCTACACGTATGAGGACGGGAGCCTCTTCGTCTGCCCGGAGTGCGCGCATGAGTGGTCGACCGTCGCCGCCGCCGCCGAGCCGGGGGAGGACAAGCGCGAGGTGCGCGACGCCTACGGCACCCTGCTCCAGGACGGCGACAGCGTCACCGTCATCAAGGACCTGAAGGTCAAGGGCTCGTCGACGGTGGTGAAGGTCGGCACCAAGGTCCGGAGCATCCGCCTGGTCGACGGCGACCACGACATCGACTGCAAGATCGACGGCATCGGTGCCATGGGGCTCAAGTCGGAGTTCGTGAAGAAGGCGTAG